The Desulfurobacteriaceae bacterium DNA window GTCATACTGGACCTTATCAAGCCGATTAATTCCCTGTTCCCTTGCCCAGTTAACAAACTCCTTAGCTACTCCCATATAGCGGTTAAAAGTTGAATAGGAGTGAATAAGAGGAGACTTACCTCCAAACTGCTTATAAACGTTGTGCTTTGAAACTCCTATTCCCTGCTTTAAAACAGAAGCTGCATATTTGAGAGCATAGGTAAGTCCAGAGTTTTTCTTAATTCCCAAACTCATTTAGCTCCTCAAAATTTGAACTATCCTCTCAATTACTTCTCTGAGCTTTTCCTCTTTTAAATGACCAATACGGTAAAGAATTATGTGTCTATCAGCGGTAAAGATACGATTAGGTCTTATATTACTTTTCTTCCTCAAGCTTCCATACATAAAATCTTCATCGGTAAGAGAAATTGAATAGTCATCCTTTACCTGTTGACTG harbors:
- a CDS encoding type II toxin-antitoxin system PemK/MazF family toxin; the encoded protein is MERFVKGDVVVVPFPFSDLSHAKRRPALVVAELEGDDLILCQITSQQVKDDYSISLTDEDFMYGSLRKKSNIRPNRIFTADRHIILYRIGHLKEEKLREVIERIVQILRS